The nucleotide sequence GCTTGATAATACTTTTTTAGTAGAATGCCATCTTCATAGGATTCGACTTCAATGTTGATCTTGTCTGTCATGATTTCAAATAGCGGCTCTCCTACATGGATTGTGTCTCCTTCTTCCTTAAACCACTGCAGAAGTGTACCGATTTCCATCGTGCTACTTAATTTCGGCATAAAAATTTCTTTGGCCATGTACTCCCCTCCTATACTCGCTGCAACGTTTCTTTCACAGCATGTTTAATATCCTCTTTAGATGGAACGGCCGCTTTTTCAAGTTCTGGGTTGTACGGAATCGGAACCGGAAGACCACCTATACGTTTGATTGGAGCATCTAAATAATCAAAAGCTTCACTCTCTGCTATTAAACTAGCAATTTCTCCACCGTATCCACCGCGTTTTACCGCTTCATGAACGACGACAGCACGGCCTGTTTTCATAACCGATTGAACAATCGTTTCTTCGTCTAAAGGGACCAAAGTACGCGGATCGATGACCTCCACCTCTATCCCTTCTTCTGCTAACTCTTTCGCCGCTTCTAATGCTTTATGAACCATTATAGATGTAGCCACAATCGTGACGTCCGCTCCTTCACGTTTAATATCTGCTTTTCCCAAAGGGATTGAATATTCTTTTTCCGGAACTTGCGACTTTGTTTGATAGAGTAGTTTATGTTCATAAAAGATGACCGGGTTTTCATCGTCCATTGCCGCCTTTAGCAATCCTTTCGCATCATAAGCTGTCGAAGGCTGGACCACTTTTAATCCAGGAATATGTGCCATCCATGCCTCTAGACTTTGGGAGTGCTGAGCTGCGGCACCCGTCCCTGATCCACCAGGGGTCCGAAGCACCATCGGTACCTTACCTTTTCCACCGTACATGTAACGGAGCTTTGCCGCCTGGTTCACCATCTGATCCATGGCTATCGTAATAAAATCGGAAAACTGCAATTCTAGGATTGGCCTCATGCCGGTTAAAGCAGATCCAATTGCTGCACCGGCTATAGCGGATTCCGAGATTGGAGTATTACGTACTCTCTCAGATCCAAACTCCTCAATCATCCCTCTCGTTACACCAAAAGCTCCTCCGTAGACCCCAATATCCTCACCAAGAATAAAGACAT is from Radiobacillus kanasensis and encodes:
- a CDS encoding alpha-ketoacid dehydrogenase subunit beta gives rise to the protein MREITYQEAVREAMSIEMRKNPDVFILGEDIGVYGGAFGVTRGMIEEFGSERVRNTPISESAIAGAAIGSALTGMRPILELQFSDFITIAMDQMVNQAAKLRYMYGGKGKVPMVLRTPGGSGTGAAAQHSQSLEAWMAHIPGLKVVQPSTAYDAKGLLKAAMDDENPVIFYEHKLLYQTKSQVPEKEYSIPLGKADIKREGADVTIVATSIMVHKALEAAKELAEEGIEVEVIDPRTLVPLDEETIVQSVMKTGRAVVVHEAVKRGGYGGEIASLIAESEAFDYLDAPIKRIGGLPVPIPYNPELEKAAVPSKEDIKHAVKETLQRV